TTCTACAACAACTTTATACCCTCTAGACTTATTGGCTGTAATGAATGTTACCTCATGATTTTGCCATACCCACATCCATCCTTTGCCTCCATTGATCTTGCAACCTGTTTCGTCTGAACCAACTACACTGGATTTGGATATCGATTCACGAAGTGATTCATATAAAGGAGTCATCACCTCTTGGGCTTTATTTAAAATATTAGTAATAGTCCCATCTCCAATTTTAAATGATGTTATCTCTTCCACTAGTGAACCAATACGGTTTAAAGGGATATAATGTTCAACATACAAGCTTACAATTAGTGATCGTAAATGAGAACCGTATTGGACAGGTGCTTTTATATTCGAGGGCATAGAACCTTTGTGTAGTTGACCACAACTGCATCTATTTTCATAAAGACGATGCTCAGTACAGATTTGTTCAAGAACAGGTGGTATGTCAAAAACCTGACGTTTGCATAACAAGCTAGCGTCTTCTTGATTTAATGTATTACCACACTGACACGTCGATGGAGGATAATATGACTCTATGCTTGTTGGGAAATCACTCTGTTGTAATGTCGATCCTTTATGTTTGGGTTGACCTTCGGGTTTCCTAGTGGATTTATTTCGAAGTGATTGATTTTTCTTTACTGTATGTAAATCTCTTGAAGGTGGAAAACTACTATTACTACTGTTTTTATGATTACGCGATAGTTTATCTTCTAGATCCTTTACTTTTTCATGAAGCATAGTATTCTCTTGTGACAAAGCTTGAACTCGTGACATCACTCTGTCTAGCTCTTTCAGTAATGTCTCAACCTGCTTCTTTAAAGCTCTATTTTCTTCTTCTAAACAATCAATTGTTCTCATGATTACAAAGATTCATTGATCTTGACAAATTAGAAAATATTATAACAGAAAGTAATCAACAATACGGCCTATTATTATTAACAATCATCACTAAAACAACGTGTTTGGAACTTTTGTGTGATTATTAGACTCAAAAAGAACCTGAGTAGTTACATTCAGTGACATAATTTACGCTCATACCCCCCCACTTCTCCCTTTAAATCATTTTTCCAATTGTATAATGTTTTTTTCCAATCACAAAGCAAGAAGCCATTTTTTGTATTACCTCTGTAATATTTCATAAGTGGTCCATAGGACAAACAAAATAGTCATATTGTGGATTACTGTATAATTCGCTTTTATGTGGTACCTTCTCTTTAAATTTCTTCTTTTTCTCTAACAGGAAATAATTGCACATCACATAACCTTCAAGATCATCCATTTATTAAACATGACAACAATATCGTTGCTAAATGCAAAGAAACCTCTTCTGTAAAATATTGACCTAGTAGATCAGTCAATAGTACTGCCTGACTTAGAATGTTTCGTTAGAAGTGGGTAAATGCAAATTATGAATGCAATAATATCACTACTACCATTGTTACACATAGGAATTGCATCCATATTACGACAACATCATCGTATAGACAAACAAAATTGATAAGCCACAGCCTTGTCTAATTATTAAGTCTTCCTTTAATGATATTTCGGCTGTCAATACATAAAAACGTTACATATCTATTCAACCATATTGCATAGATATAGGATTGCATATGATAAATTGAATTGTTAAATTAGAGAATAGATGAAAATTAGTTACCTTGCATTTTAGGTATTTTATGGTACAAATTTTTATACAAACAACACTAGAATGAAGTTTATTGGATTGCTGCTTTTGATCACGTTTTGGATTACCCAACCCCTCTCCGCTATGTATCAGTCGGGAAAGAGTCGTTCTGTGGTTGAAAAGAGAGACCAATCGGTCAACCTTAAACGCTACCATGCCATTGAGCGATTTGGGAAGATGGAGCGCTCGACACTTACCAATGAAACCATTTCGAAATATCGTTTTAGTAGCAAAGGGGACACCATTGAGTTTAGTCAATACAAGATTGACAAAAGTTCTCCCAATGGCAAGATCGATACGCTGTGTCTAATTAGATACAACACACATGGGGTAAAAGTAGAAGAACATAAGTTTGATCCACAAGGCAATTATGTTCGCTTGGACTATTTTTATAGCCCACAAGGGAAAGTGATCTTGGTGAATCAATATGACAAGTCGGGAGTAAAGACAGAGAGAGCAGATTACTTTTATGATTCCATGGGGCGTACCCTTCGAATGGTAAAAAGAAATTTAAAAGGAGACACCTTACGATATGATGAATATCAATATTATCGCTCAGGGACCTATATGCTCAAAGCAAAATTGAAGGAAAATAGTAAGAAAGTAGAAGTACACTACAGTTATGACAAACAAAAGAGGGTCTTTGAAAAGAAGTATCATGTAGCCAACAAACCGGTAAAAGAGGTGTTTATCGATTATGGGCCCAATGGGAAGATATCCTTAGAAAAGATAAAAAAAGGGACCCATGCCCCAAAGCATATACAATATCGATATGATGCGCGGGGAATGTGTAATTACAAGAGAGTGTTAGACACTGGAACAAAGAAAGCGACGGTGGAACGATATAGATATATATATAACAAAGCCGGGGTGTGGATTCACCGATATATCTCAATAGAGAAAGTCGAGGGATTTTATGATCATGGATTTATAGAAGATAGAGAGTTCTATGTGGATGGTAAGGGGCTTCAAACCCAAACGCCAGTATCATTTTAAGACTCTTTTAAGTGGTAAAAATATGAAGTGAGATGTTTTCGAACAAGAAATAAATACGATATGACAAAGTTCACTTTTAGTTGTATCAAACTCACTACCTTTATGGTGCAAAACAGATCGTATTAGAAGAATTGACTAAAAAAGAAACTCAAAATAAAATAGACCAAAAATGAAAACTACCGCTCTAAACAAGATACACCGAGAATTGGGTGCTAAGATGGTTGAGTTCGCTGGATATGATATGCCAATAGAGTATAGCGGAATCCTAAGCGAACATATGAAAGTTCGTGAAAGTGTTGGGGTTTTTGATGTTTCTCATATGGGAGAGATATATGTAGAAGGACCAAAATCACTTGAGTATCTTCAACACATGACATCCAACGATGTAGCCGCATTAGATCATGGAAAAGCACAGTACTGTTACTTTCCAAATGGCAAAGGAGGTATCGTAGATGATTTGATTGTTTATTGTATGATCAAAGACCAGAAATATCTTTTGGTTGTCAATGCCTCGAATATTGAGAAGGACTTCCAATGGTTGCAAGACAACCTCATTGAAGGCGTCACATTGGATAATATCTCAGATCGTATCTCTCAGCTTGCTGTTCAAGGCCCCAAAGCACAGGAGATTCTTCAACGACTTACGACTGTAGAGTTGGATAAAATTCCTTTTTACCAATTTGTAGTAGGATCCATTGCAGGGGTAGAGAATGTGATTATCTCCAATACAGGGTATACTGGATCAGGAGGATTTGAGCTCTATTGTGAGAACAAAGATATAGAGATGTTGTGGACTGAGATTTTCCGTGAAGGAGCTCCTGAGGGGATTAAACCAATTGGTTTGGCTGCTCGCGATACCCTACGTATGGAGAAAGGATATTGTCTATATGGCAACGATATCGATGACACCACCTCTCCTCTTGAAGCAGGATTAGGATGGACAACCAAGTTTATCGACAACAAACCATTTATTGACAGACCAACACTTGAAAAAGAGAAAGCAGAAGGAGTAAAACAACGCTTGCGAGGCTTTATTCTACAAGAGAGAGGTATTCCTCGTCATGGATATGAAATTTGTGATGCTGAAGGAAACAAAATTGGTGTGGTTACATCTGGAACCCAATCTCCTATATTGAAGCAAGGTATTGGTTTGGGATATATTCATATCGATCACTGTAAATTCGGGAATACAGTCTATATCCGTGTTAGGAAGAAACTGATTCCAGCTTTGATCAAAAAATTACCTTTGGTGTAGGTTAATCATAACGTGTATGATATGATTATCTCTAAACTCTCATGCATGCGTTTAGAGATAAAATACCACCCTGTGTTAAGTCTTTATTTCATATTACATATGATTTTTATCATGACATAGGATTTTGTTTTAAAAAACATTATATTGACAAAATATAACAAGTTAATGAACTTCTTTCAGTTCATTAATTATTAGGATAATAACATATTTAATGACCAAATCGCTATGAAGAAGCATAATTTTTATGCAGGACCTTCGATCTTGCCAGAATACACAATTAAAAAAACAGCGGAAGCTATATTAGATTTTGCAGGAACAGGACTATCTGTAATGGAGGTTTCCCACCGAAGCAAGGAATTTGTAGCAGTAATGGACGAAGCAACCGCTTTGGTAAAAGAGTTGTTACAGGTGCCAGAAACTCATGAAGTACTATTTCTTCAAGGAGGTGCATCTACCCAATTTTTTACTGTTCCATTTAACCTGCTAAAGACAAAAGCAGCATACCTTAATACAGGTACATGGTCCAACAAAGCGATCAAAGAAGCAAAATTATTTGGTGAAATTGTCGAAGTGGCATCATCTAAAGATACGACTTACAACTATATCCCTAAGGGGTATGTAGTACCAGAGGATGTCGATTACTTCCACTATACTACCAATAACACCATTTACGGAACACAGATTCACCACGATCCAGAAGTATCTGTTCCATTGATTGCAGATATGTCATCGGATATTTTCAGTCGTCCTATCGATGTATCAAAATATGATTTGATCTACGCAGGAGCACAGAAAAACCTAGCACCAGCGGGCGTTACATTGGTTATTGTACGCAAAGAGGCACTTGGAAAAGTAGATCGTCCAATTCCTACTATGATAGACTATCGCACTCATATCGAGAAGGGGTCAATGTTCAACACTCCTCCATGTGTACCAGTATTTGCAGCATTGCAAACATTAAGATGGTTAAAAGAGAATGGTGGAATTGAGGCAATTGCTAAAGTGAACCAAGAGAAAGCAGCCATCATTTATGATGAGTTGGATCGTAACAAATGTTTCGAACCAGTGGTAAAGGATCCAGCAGACAGATCATTGATGAACATTACTTTCGTGATGACAAAAGCTTACAAAGAGAAGGAGGCTGAGTTTTTTGAACTTGCAACTTCTAAAAACTGTGTTGGTATTAAGGGACATAGATCTATTGGAGGATTCCGTGCATCTACTTACAATGCTATGCCCAAAGAGAGCATTCAAGTTCTTGTGGACGCAATGAAAGAGTTTGAGCAAAAACAAGCATAAAAAAGGAGCCGTTAATGGCTTTCAAAGAGATAAGGAAAGGTCGTAAATGTTATTTTACGACTTTTTTATATTCCTTTTTTATAACTAAAGATGAATGTTTTGTGACACCCAATTTGTCAGGATAATTTCATTTTGATTTACACCTAGTGAAGTCTCTAAAAAGATCAAAGCTAGAAGCTGTATTATATTATAATTTAAAAAAAACTACGACACGATCGACACGATGATTGTTGTTGTAGAACATTTGTAATCCAGTGAAATAGGGAGCTATTTTTTTACAAAAAATGATTGTTGTCATGTTTGTTCCATGAAATAAGCTCTAAATTTCACTATAATTTTAAGCTATGACAGTGATGAAAAAAATATTAGTTGCTACAGAAAAACCATTCTCTAAAGAGACCACAAATTATATGTTAGAAACTGCTAAGAGTCTAAATGTAGAGGTGGTATTATTAGAGAAATATAGCTCAAAAGAGGAACTATATGATGCACTGAAAGATGTTGAAGGATTGATTGTAAGAAGTGATAAGATCGGAGCTCAAGAGATGGATAAAGCCCCTAAATTAGAGGTAATTGTTCGTGGTGGTGCAGGATACGATAATATTGATTGTGAATATGCTAAACAAAAAGGTATTGTGGTAATGAATACACCAGGACAGAATGCCAATGCAGTAGCAGAGTTAACTTTCGGTCTTCTTCTTATGATGACACGCAAGAAATATTCAGGAAATCAAGGGTTTGAAATCTCTGGAAAAAGTCTTGGAATCTTAGGTTTTGGAAACATCGGTCGTAGAATTGCAAACTATGCACTCGGATTCAATATGGAGGTTGCTGCTTGTGACATCTTCCTTAAACCAGGGGAGACAGGTAATGACAAGGTTGCATATTGCGCGACAGTAAAAGAGTTGTTTGCAAATAACCAGGTGATCTCTTTAAATATCCCTGCAACCAAGGATACTATCAATAGTATTGGTTATGACCTACTCATGTCGATGCCTAAAAATGCGGTAGTTATCAATACAGCACGTAAAGAGGTAATTCATGAAGAGGAACTTGCCAAAGCACTTAGTGAAAGAACAGATCTACACTATGTAGCAGATATTGCACCTAGTAATGCACAAGAGCTTTTGGAAGAGTATGGGAAACAGGTATTCTTTACTGCTAAAAAGTTGGGGGCACAAACAGAAGAGGCAAATTTCAATGCAGGAAAAGCAGCATTGAACCAATCAGCAAAATATCTAAATGAGAAGGTAGCTGATTTTCAAGTAAACAAGTAATGTCTTGTTTGGGTAAGACACAAATTCATCATGAACCCTAATGTCGTCGGTCCCCTACAATGTTATTCTGTTTACACTATCGTGAAAAAACAAAACAATCAGATATGCAGGAGAGCAAGTTCTCTCCTGCTTCTTTAGAGTGTAATTTAATAGAAAACTAAAAGTATGGCTATTCTAAAAGCATTTAAAGGTTTACGTCCACGTACAGATTTGGCAACACAAGTTGCTTCTCGTCCTTACGATGTCCTCAACTCAGAGGAGGCAAGAAAAGAATCTGAAGGAAATCCATATTCACTTCTTCATATTATCAAACCGGAGATTGCCTTCGAAGCAACTATGGATGAGCATGCTCCTGAGGTGTATGATAAAGCGGTAGAAAAATTTAAGGATTTTCAACAAAATGGATGGCTAGAGCAAGACAAAGAAGACAAACTCTATATTTATGCTCAGACCATGAATGGTCGTACCCAATATGGAATTGTTGGATGTGCTGCGGTAGACGATTACATGAATGGTGTGATCAAAAAACACGAGCTTACCCGTGCGGATAAGGAAGAGGATCGAATGAAACATGTGAGAAATACACAAGCCAATATGGAGCCCGTATTCTTCTCTTACCCTGCTGTGAATAGTATTGATGCATTTGTAGAAAAGTTTGTTGCAAACCACAAGCCAGTGTATGATTTTGTTGCAGAGGATGGCTTCGGTCACCACTTTTGGGTGATAGACAAACCTGAAGATATTCAATTTATCACAAAAGAGTTTGCTAAGGTTCCAAATACCTATATCGCAGATGGTCATCATAGAACTGCTGCTGCTGCCCTCGTTGGAAAAGAGATGAGAGAAAAAAATCCTAACCATACAGGAGAAGAGGAGTATAACTTCTTCCTTGCAGTACACTTTCCTGACAACCAACTGAAGATTATAGACTACAATCGAGTAGTGAAAGATCTTAATGGAATGGCTACGACTCAATTCTTAGATCTTTTAAAGACAAAGTTTGATTTTGTAGACTCTTCAAATGAGGTTCTAGAGCCACAAAAACTGCACCAATTCTCTATGTACATCGAAGGGAAATGGTATCGTTTTGATGCAAAACCAGAGATGTGTAATGATGACGATCCTATTCAAGGGTTGGATGTCACTATTCTTTCGGACCATATCCTAAATCCAGTATTGGGAATTAAAGACTTAAGAAGAGACAAGCGTATCGATTTCGTTGGGGGTATTCGTGGCTTAAAAGAACTAAGCAGACGAGTCGACTCTAATGAGGTGAAGGTGGCTTTTGCACTCTATCCTGTTTCGATGAAACAACTGATTAATATTGCAGATACAGATAATATTATGCCTCCCAAAACAACTTGGTTTGAGCCGAAATTACGTTCGGGTCTTGTTGTACATAAACTACAATAGGCTATAAATCAACACTTACTAAAAGTTAACAAGTCATTATAACATATAGAGTAATGACTTGTTGACTTTTTTTTGTATTTTTACATATTGTAAATTGCTTACAATATTCTTTTGCCCAAAAAGAATTCATTGTTTTAAATAATGAACTCATGAAACGATTGACTTACTGCATTCCTCTACTATTGCTTCTTTGGGGACACCTTCCCCTAAAAGCACAAGACACCTTATATTATAACCAATGGTTTGAACGAGTACCGAAGGAGATTAGCAGTTATACTACAGTCATCGAAGTAATCAATAAGAAAGCCAACATCACTGTATATAACAATGATGGGAACAGGGTCCATATGAGAGGTTTTCTCAATGGGAAGAAGGCTGTACCATGGGATGGACGTTTTGTATGGTTTTATTACAATGGGAAGACCAAACATGAAGGTCTATTTAAAGAAGGAAGGCCAGATGGTGTACACAAATACTACTGGGATAATGGAAGGGTAAAAGCAGAAGAGAACTACCAGAATGGCATCTTAACAGGGAAATTAAAGGAATACTATAAAGACGGTAATATTCGAGCAGAGTCGAATATTACTCAAGGAATTTTAAATGGATACACCGTTGTATTCCACCATAATGGGAAGAAGAAAGCAAAAGGAGCATATCGTAGAGGGAAAAAGAATGGAGAATGGCTCTTCTATGACACATCTGAAAAGGTGGTAAAAAAGATCAATTTTCAATCCCTTTTTACTATTGACAAAGGGAAACTAGAGATCGAGTTTCCATCAAATAATTGGAAGTTAGTACATAAAGAAGGGAATGATAGTACCAAACGTCAGATATTAACCTTTGCATCGAAACCAATCTCTATAAAAGAGGTGGGGACAACTACCCCAACAGTTACAATTATAACAGAAAAGGTAGATT
The Prolixibacteraceae bacterium DNA segment above includes these coding regions:
- a CDS encoding transposase, encoding MRTIDCLEEENRALKKQVETLLKELDRVMSRVQALSQENTMLHEKVKDLEDKLSRNHKNSSNSSFPPSRDLHTVKKNQSLRNKSTRKPEGQPKHKGSTLQQSDFPTSIESYYPPSTCQCGNTLNQEDASLLCKRQVFDIPPVLEQICTEHRLYENRCSCGQLHKGSMPSNIKAPVQYGSHLRSLIVSLYVEHYIPLNRIGSLVEEITSFKIGDGTITNILNKAQEVMTPLYESLRESISKSSVVGSDETGCKINGGKGWMWVWQNHEVTFITANKSRGYKVVVENFKKGFINATLVSDCYASQLKTPAKHYQLCLAHLQRELIYIKQQTNNSWAEDILNIFYKAMKLKRESANNQYPLATSRFLVRNLD
- the gcvT gene encoding glycine cleavage system aminomethyltransferase GcvT, which produces MKTTALNKIHRELGAKMVEFAGYDMPIEYSGILSEHMKVRESVGVFDVSHMGEIYVEGPKSLEYLQHMTSNDVAALDHGKAQYCYFPNGKGGIVDDLIVYCMIKDQKYLLVVNASNIEKDFQWLQDNLIEGVTLDNISDRISQLAVQGPKAQEILQRLTTVELDKIPFYQFVVGSIAGVENVIISNTGYTGSGGFELYCENKDIEMLWTEIFREGAPEGIKPIGLAARDTLRMEKGYCLYGNDIDDTTSPLEAGLGWTTKFIDNKPFIDRPTLEKEKAEGVKQRLRGFILQERGIPRHGYEICDAEGNKIGVVTSGTQSPILKQGIGLGYIHIDHCKFGNTVYIRVRKKLIPALIKKLPLV
- the serC gene encoding 3-phosphoserine/phosphohydroxythreonine transaminase, which encodes MKKHNFYAGPSILPEYTIKKTAEAILDFAGTGLSVMEVSHRSKEFVAVMDEATALVKELLQVPETHEVLFLQGGASTQFFTVPFNLLKTKAAYLNTGTWSNKAIKEAKLFGEIVEVASSKDTTYNYIPKGYVVPEDVDYFHYTTNNTIYGTQIHHDPEVSVPLIADMSSDIFSRPIDVSKYDLIYAGAQKNLAPAGVTLVIVRKEALGKVDRPIPTMIDYRTHIEKGSMFNTPPCVPVFAALQTLRWLKENGGIEAIAKVNQEKAAIIYDELDRNKCFEPVVKDPADRSLMNITFVMTKAYKEKEAEFFELATSKNCVGIKGHRSIGGFRASTYNAMPKESIQVLVDAMKEFEQKQA
- a CDS encoding 3-phosphoglycerate dehydrogenase codes for the protein MKKILVATEKPFSKETTNYMLETAKSLNVEVVLLEKYSSKEELYDALKDVEGLIVRSDKIGAQEMDKAPKLEVIVRGGAGYDNIDCEYAKQKGIVVMNTPGQNANAVAELTFGLLLMMTRKKYSGNQGFEISGKSLGILGFGNIGRRIANYALGFNMEVAACDIFLKPGETGNDKVAYCATVKELFANNQVISLNIPATKDTINSIGYDLLMSMPKNAVVINTARKEVIHEEELAKALSERTDLHYVADIAPSNAQELLEEYGKQVFFTAKKLGAQTEEANFNAGKAALNQSAKYLNEKVADFQVNK
- a CDS encoding DUF1015 family protein, with amino-acid sequence MAILKAFKGLRPRTDLATQVASRPYDVLNSEEARKESEGNPYSLLHIIKPEIAFEATMDEHAPEVYDKAVEKFKDFQQNGWLEQDKEDKLYIYAQTMNGRTQYGIVGCAAVDDYMNGVIKKHELTRADKEEDRMKHVRNTQANMEPVFFSYPAVNSIDAFVEKFVANHKPVYDFVAEDGFGHHFWVIDKPEDIQFITKEFAKVPNTYIADGHHRTAAAALVGKEMREKNPNHTGEEEYNFFLAVHFPDNQLKIIDYNRVVKDLNGMATTQFLDLLKTKFDFVDSSNEVLEPQKLHQFSMYIEGKWYRFDAKPEMCNDDDPIQGLDVTILSDHILNPVLGIKDLRRDKRIDFVGGIRGLKELSRRVDSNEVKVAFALYPVSMKQLINIADTDNIMPPKTTWFEPKLRSGLVVHKLQ